A stretch of the Mesorhizobium huakuii genome encodes the following:
- a CDS encoding glutathione S-transferase family protein, with protein MLTLFHHPMFATCRFVRLAFGEYGEELALIEEKPWTRRKEFLALNPAGTLPILLAEGDVPIVGATVISEYLDETRGVLKRDKRLFAEDPMQRAEIRRLIDWYLNKAESEVTRHLVRERVLKPIMPETAGGGSPDSGAIRAARANIRQHMKYTNWLAGTRHWLAGGRVTYADLAAAATLSVLDYLGEIDWREHTAAREWYTRVKSRPSFRPLLTDRVRGLSPVSHYADLDF; from the coding sequence ATGCTGACGCTTTTCCACCATCCCATGTTCGCCACCTGCCGCTTCGTCCGCCTCGCTTTCGGCGAGTATGGCGAGGAACTGGCGTTGATCGAGGAAAAGCCGTGGACACGGCGCAAGGAGTTTTTGGCGCTGAACCCGGCCGGCACGCTGCCGATCCTGCTCGCCGAAGGCGACGTGCCGATCGTCGGCGCAACGGTGATTTCGGAATATCTCGACGAGACGCGCGGCGTCTTGAAGCGCGACAAGCGGCTGTTCGCCGAGGACCCAATGCAGCGCGCCGAAATCCGCCGGCTGATCGACTGGTACTTGAACAAGGCCGAAAGCGAAGTCACCCGCCATCTGGTGCGCGAACGCGTGCTGAAGCCGATCATGCCGGAAACGGCGGGCGGCGGCTCGCCTGATTCGGGCGCCATCCGCGCCGCGCGCGCCAACATCCGCCAGCATATGAAATACACCAACTGGCTGGCCGGCACCCGCCATTGGCTGGCCGGCGGCAGGGTCACCTATGCCGACCTCGCGGCCGCCGCGACGCTGTCGGTGCTCGATTATCTCGGCGAGATCGACTGGCGCGAACACACTGCTGCGCGCGAATGGTACACGCGGGTGAAGTCGCGCCCCTCCTTCCGGCCGCTCCTGACCGACCGCGTGCGCGGCCTGTCGCCGGTGTCGCATTATGCGGACCTCGACTTCTGA
- a CDS encoding SDR family oxidoreductase: MSERQVFIFGAGYSGKAFAHANKDTATIFGTTRSPDKFAALRQAGIAPLLFDGTLTGEIDKALEKTTHLVISVAPEEAGDPVLNAAREAIAGMPALEWIGYLSTVGVYGDYGGAWVNERTTCRPVSKRSVMRVEAEQQWLKLGEHIGRPVAILRLSGIYGPGRNALVNLENGTARRLVKPDQVFNRIHCDDIAGALWQLIKGNTGGIFNVTDDEPAPPQDVVAYAASLMGVEPPPEIPFDTAQLSPMARSFYGENKRVANAAIKAAGYSLRFPDYRAAFDHMWASGDWRDGEARSPMKR; this comes from the coding sequence ATGAGCGAAAGACAGGTCTTCATCTTCGGCGCCGGCTACTCCGGCAAGGCTTTTGCCCACGCCAACAAGGATACCGCCACGATCTTCGGCACGACGCGTTCGCCCGACAAATTCGCGGCCTTGCGCCAGGCGGGGATCGCCCCGCTGCTGTTTGACGGCACGTTGACGGGCGAAATTGACAAGGCGCTGGAGAAAACGACGCATCTGGTGATTTCGGTCGCCCCGGAAGAGGCCGGCGACCCCGTCTTGAATGCCGCCCGGGAGGCAATCGCGGGGATGCCGGCGCTGGAATGGATCGGCTATCTCTCGACCGTCGGCGTCTATGGCGACTATGGCGGCGCCTGGGTCAACGAAAGGACCACGTGCCGGCCGGTGTCGAAACGCTCCGTCATGCGGGTCGAGGCCGAGCAGCAGTGGCTGAAGCTCGGCGAGCATATCGGCCGGCCGGTGGCGATCCTGCGCCTGTCCGGCATTTACGGCCCTGGCCGCAACGCGCTGGTCAATCTGGAAAACGGCACCGCGCGGCGGCTCGTCAAGCCGGACCAGGTGTTCAACCGCATCCATTGCGACGACATTGCCGGCGCATTGTGGCAGTTGATCAAGGGCAACACAGGCGGCATTTTCAACGTCACCGACGATGAGCCGGCGCCGCCGCAGGATGTCGTCGCCTATGCCGCATCGCTGATGGGGGTTGAGCCGCCGCCGGAGATTCCTTTCGACACCGCCCAACTTTCGCCCATGGCGCGGTCCTTCTATGGCGAGAACAAGCGTGTCGCCAATGCGGCGATCAAGGCGGCGGGCTATTCCCTGCGCTTTCCCGACTACCGCGCCGCCTTCGACCATATGTGGGCAAGCGGCGACTGGCGTGATGGCGAGGCGCGCAGCCCGATGAAGCGCTGA
- a CDS encoding YraN family protein codes for MAERPSASRQKAYRRGHRGEWLAAAALMLKGYRILARRHRTRFGEIDLIARRGDLVLFVEVKARRTLMEAMEAIGHESERRIEAAADIWLSRQPDYGKLSMRFDMVAVLPWRWPVHVENAFYGRN; via the coding sequence TTGGCTGAACGCCCCAGCGCCAGCCGCCAAAAGGCCTATCGGCGCGGCCATCGCGGCGAATGGCTGGCGGCTGCCGCGCTTATGTTGAAGGGTTATCGGATCCTGGCGCGGCGCCATCGCACCCGCTTCGGCGAGATCGACCTGATCGCGCGGCGGGGCGACCTCGTGCTGTTCGTCGAGGTCAAGGCGCGTCGCACCTTAATGGAAGCCATGGAGGCAATCGGCCACGAATCGGAACGCCGCATCGAGGCGGCCGCCGACATCTGGCTCTCGCGGCAGCCCGACTATGGGAAACTGTCGATGCGTTTCGACATGGTCGCGGTTCTGCCGTGGCGCTGGCCGGTGCATGTCGAGAATGCGTTTTATGGACGGAATTAG
- a CDS encoding low molecular weight protein tyrosine phosphatase family protein: MKNVLFVCSQNRLRSPTAEQVFSTRRDIEVASAGTNHDADTPLTHELVAWADIIFVMEKVHRTKLQKKFKTSLNKVRVICLDIPDNYEFMDLELIDVLKARVSRYLG, translated from the coding sequence TTGAAGAACGTCCTCTTCGTCTGCAGCCAAAACCGCTTGCGCAGCCCGACGGCAGAGCAGGTGTTTTCAACGCGCCGGGACATTGAGGTTGCGTCGGCAGGCACAAACCACGATGCCGACACGCCGCTGACGCATGAGCTCGTCGCCTGGGCCGACATCATCTTCGTCATGGAAAAGGTGCATCGCACCAAGCTGCAGAAGAAATTCAAGACGAGCCTGAACAAGGTCCGGGTCATCTGCCTCGATATACCGGACAACTATGAATTCATGGATCTGGAGCTGATCGACGTTCTAAAGGCGCGCGTTTCACGCTATCTGGGGTGA
- the queG gene encoding tRNA epoxyqueuosine(34) reductase QueG, translating to MRTSTSDAAKLRALIDAEAHRAGFDAIAVTSPDAIPLAPARLAEFVADGFHGSMDWIAETIARRSEPSTLWPEVRSIIVLAMNYGPDHDPRAMQARHDRGAISVYAQNRDYHDVIKGRLKEIAGKIVARAGGDVKVFVDTAPVMEKPLAEAAGLGWQGKHTNLVSREHGSWLFLGIIFTTAELVPDRAEIDHCGSCRACLDACPTDAFPAPYRLDARRCISYLTIENKGPIPHEFREKIGNRIYGCDDCLAACPWNKFARAASEAKLAARDDLREPPLAELLQLDDAAFRAFFSGSPIKRIGRDRFIRNVLIAAGNSGDISLAGPVRALLADASPLVRGAAIWALARLVPDAEYAERSAIGLKTENDGVVREEWRLARPTRTHA from the coding sequence ATGCGGACCTCGACTTCTGACGCCGCAAAACTGCGCGCGCTGATCGACGCGGAGGCGCATCGCGCCGGCTTCGATGCCATTGCCGTCACCTCTCCCGATGCCATCCCGCTGGCGCCGGCCCGGCTCGCCGAATTCGTCGCCGACGGTTTTCACGGCTCGATGGACTGGATCGCCGAGACGATTGCGCGGCGCAGCGAGCCTTCCACGCTGTGGCCTGAAGTGCGCTCGATTATCGTTCTGGCGATGAATTATGGGCCGGACCATGATCCGCGTGCGATGCAGGCCAGGCACGACCGGGGCGCCATCTCCGTCTATGCGCAGAACCGCGATTATCACGATGTGATAAAAGGCCGGCTGAAGGAAATCGCCGGCAAGATCGTGGCGCGTGCCGGCGGCGACGTGAAAGTGTTTGTCGATACCGCACCGGTCATGGAAAAGCCGCTGGCGGAGGCCGCAGGCCTTGGCTGGCAGGGAAAACACACCAATCTGGTCAGCCGGGAGCATGGTTCCTGGCTGTTCCTCGGCATCATCTTCACCACGGCCGAACTGGTCCCCGATCGCGCCGAGATCGACCATTGCGGCTCCTGCCGCGCCTGTCTCGACGCCTGCCCGACCGATGCTTTCCCGGCGCCCTACCGGCTCGATGCGCGGCGCTGCATTTCCTACCTCACCATCGAGAACAAGGGACCGATCCCGCATGAATTCCGCGAAAAGATCGGCAACCGCATCTATGGCTGCGACGATTGCCTGGCCGCCTGCCCTTGGAACAAGTTCGCCCGGGCGGCGTCCGAAGCAAAACTCGCCGCACGTGACGATCTGCGCGAGCCGCCGCTCGCCGAGCTATTGCAACTGGACGACGCGGCCTTCCGCGCCTTCTTCTCCGGGTCGCCGATCAAACGCATCGGCCGCGACCGCTTCATCCGCAACGTGCTGATCGCCGCTGGCAATTCTGGCGATATCTCGCTTGCCGGTCCTGTGCGAGCCTTGCTGGCGGACGCCTCGCCACTGGTGCGGGGCGCGGCAATATGGGCGCTGGCGCGGCTGGTGCCGGATGCCGAATATGCCGAGCGGTCTGCGATCGGCCTGAAGACCGAAAACGACGGCGTCGTACGCGAGGAATGGCGTCTGGCGCGGCCAACCAGGACACATGCATGA
- the rsmI gene encoding 16S rRNA (cytidine(1402)-2'-O)-methyltransferase → METVSVTDETGRRSYVVGQTEIPARPLEPALYLVATPIGNLADITLRALETLAAADIVACEDTRVSRVLLDRYGIRRRTTAYHEHNAGEAGPKLIAALQAGQSVALISDAGTPLVSDPGYRLVGEAIDHGIRVVPIPGPSAPLAALTASGLPSDAFLFAGFLPVKSGQRLTRLEALKAVPATLIFFESPRRLAESLGAMVEALGGERKAAIGRELTKTFEEMRIGTLRALADHYATSDTPKGEIVVCVGPAEAKADEPADIDRLLLSLAAEMPASKAAAEAAKMTGGQKQALYRRLLELKDAAGEDVG, encoded by the coding sequence ATGGAGACGGTATCAGTGACAGACGAGACGGGCAGACGCAGCTATGTGGTCGGGCAGACCGAAATTCCCGCCCGTCCGCTCGAGCCGGCGCTCTATCTGGTGGCGACCCCGATCGGCAATCTCGCCGACATCACCTTGCGCGCGCTGGAGACGCTGGCCGCCGCCGACATCGTCGCTTGCGAGGACACCAGGGTGTCGCGCGTGCTGCTCGACCGCTACGGCATCCGCCGCCGCACCACGGCCTATCACGAGCACAATGCCGGCGAGGCCGGGCCGAAACTGATCGCGGCGCTTCAGGCCGGCCAGAGCGTGGCGTTGATTTCTGATGCCGGCACGCCGCTGGTCTCCGATCCCGGCTATCGCTTGGTGGGCGAGGCCATCGACCATGGCATTCGCGTCGTGCCGATTCCCGGCCCGTCGGCGCCACTGGCCGCGCTGACGGCATCCGGCCTGCCGTCCGACGCTTTCCTGTTCGCCGGCTTTTTGCCGGTCAAATCAGGCCAGCGGCTGACACGGCTGGAAGCGCTGAAGGCGGTACCGGCAACGCTGATCTTCTTTGAATCGCCGCGCCGGCTGGCCGAATCGCTCGGCGCCATGGTCGAGGCGCTCGGTGGCGAGCGCAAGGCCGCCATCGGCCGCGAATTGACCAAGACCTTCGAGGAAATGCGCATCGGCACGCTGCGGGCGCTCGCCGACCACTATGCGACGTCCGACACGCCGAAGGGCGAGATCGTCGTTTGCGTCGGTCCGGCTGAGGCCAAGGCGGACGAACCGGCCGATATCGATCGCCTGTTGCTGTCGCTCGCCGCCGAAATGCCGGCCTCCAAAGCGGCGGCGGAGGCCGCGAAGATGACTGGTGGCCAGAAGCAGGCGCTGTATCGGCGGCTGCTGGAACTCAAGGATGCCGCTGGAGAGGATGTTGGCTGA
- a CDS encoding glucokinase produces the protein MPSVSDTDTSLRFPILIGDIGGTNARFSIVLDANSEPTEPQIVQTANFNTIDEAIQAAVLDRSSVRPNSAVLAVAGPVDGDEIELTNCPWVVKPRQMFANLGLSDIVVLNDFEAQALAVVALGEEHMEKIGGGTPEPNAGRVVLGPGTGLGVAGLVYALRHWIPVPGEGGHMDIGPRSARDFQVFPHIEKLEGRISGEQILCGRGLVNVYRAVAKADGKPSPFTTPAEITAAALAKTDAVAQEALETFVTCLGRTAGDLALVFMSRGGVFLTGGIAQKIVPALKEGNFRAAFEDKAPHSALMRTMPVYVITHPLAALLGLAAYARNPSLFGVQTAGRRWQA, from the coding sequence ATGCCAAGCGTAAGCGATACCGACACCTCGTTGCGGTTTCCGATCCTGATCGGCGACATTGGCGGCACCAATGCGCGCTTTTCGATCGTGCTCGACGCCAATTCCGAACCGACCGAGCCGCAAATCGTCCAGACCGCAAATTTCAACACCATCGACGAGGCGATCCAGGCGGCGGTGCTCGACCGCTCGTCGGTCCGCCCCAATTCGGCGGTGCTGGCGGTGGCCGGCCCGGTCGACGGCGACGAGATCGAGCTCACCAACTGCCCGTGGGTCGTCAAGCCGAGGCAGATGTTCGCCAATCTCGGCTTGAGCGACATTGTCGTGCTCAACGATTTCGAGGCGCAGGCGCTGGCCGTCGTGGCGCTCGGCGAAGAGCATATGGAAAAGATCGGCGGCGGCACGCCGGAGCCCAATGCCGGCCGCGTCGTGCTCGGACCCGGTACCGGTCTCGGCGTCGCCGGGCTCGTCTATGCGCTACGCCACTGGATACCGGTGCCCGGCGAGGGCGGCCATATGGATATCGGCCCGCGCTCGGCCCGCGACTTCCAGGTGTTCCCGCATATAGAGAAGCTCGAAGGCCGCATTTCGGGAGAGCAGATCCTGTGCGGGCGCGGTCTCGTCAATGTCTACCGGGCGGTGGCCAAGGCCGACGGCAAGCCGTCGCCCTTCACCACGCCGGCCGAGATCACCGCTGCGGCGCTGGCCAAGACCGATGCGGTGGCGCAGGAAGCGCTGGAGACCTTCGTGACCTGCCTTGGGCGCACCGCCGGGGATCTTGCTCTGGTGTTCATGAGCCGCGGCGGCGTGTTCTTGACCGGCGGCATCGCGCAAAAGATCGTGCCGGCGCTGAAAGAAGGCAATTTCCGCGCCGCCTTCGAGGACAAGGCGCCGCACAGCGCGCTGATGCGCACCATGCCGGTCTATGTCATCACCCACCCGCTGGCCGCCCTTCTCGGCCTTGCCGCCTATGCCCGAAACCCATCGCTGTTCGGCGTCCAGACCGCCGGCCGGCGCTGGCAGGCCTAG
- the mepA gene encoding penicillin-insensitive murein endopeptidase codes for MKTAIRLGKKSLLAVVLGLLGFAVQPAFSEERAKDLFGAEKLPTATAAQSIGFYSKGCFAGGVAIPMDGPTWEVMRPSRNRRWGHPAMIALIEKLSRDAAADGWPGLLIGDISQPRGGPMMTGHASHQIGLDADIWLTPMPSRPLSMAQRESMSATLMVDEKTHLVKDALWTPQHTALLKRAASYSEVERILVNPGIKKKLCDTVKGDRTWLRKIRPFWGHDYHFHMRIGCQPGSPNCKAQETTPDDDGCGKPLAWWFTEEPWRPNKNPDAPKARDVMTMANLPKECRAVLDAPGPASAEAATYHGGAMPVAVAAPEPEAPSQPATAASGGGDLPGAANAFAATPRMGAPVPRPRPPAN; via the coding sequence ATGAAGACAGCGATACGGCTGGGCAAGAAATCACTGCTGGCAGTGGTGCTCGGGTTGCTTGGCTTCGCCGTCCAGCCAGCATTCTCTGAGGAACGGGCGAAAGACCTGTTCGGCGCCGAGAAACTGCCGACCGCGACCGCGGCGCAGTCGATCGGCTTCTATTCCAAGGGCTGTTTTGCCGGCGGCGTCGCCATTCCCATGGACGGCCCGACCTGGGAGGTGATGCGGCCCTCGCGCAACCGCCGCTGGGGTCATCCGGCGATGATCGCCCTGATCGAGAAACTGTCGCGCGACGCTGCCGCCGACGGCTGGCCGGGCCTGCTGATCGGCGACATTTCGCAGCCGCGCGGCGGCCCGATGATGACAGGCCATGCCTCGCACCAGATCGGGCTCGATGCCGACATCTGGCTGACGCCGATGCCCAGCCGTCCCCTGTCGATGGCGCAGCGCGAATCGATGAGCGCAACCTTGATGGTCGACGAGAAAACGCATCTGGTGAAGGACGCCCTGTGGACGCCGCAGCATACCGCGCTGCTGAAGCGGGCGGCGAGTTACTCCGAGGTCGAGCGCATCCTGGTCAATCCCGGCATCAAGAAAAAGCTCTGCGACACCGTCAAGGGCGACCGCACCTGGCTGCGCAAGATCCGGCCGTTCTGGGGCCACGACTATCATTTCCACATGCGCATCGGCTGCCAGCCGGGTTCGCCCAACTGTAAGGCGCAGGAGACGACGCCGGATGATGACGGCTGCGGCAAGCCGCTGGCCTGGTGGTTCACGGAAGAGCCTTGGCGGCCCAACAAGAACCCGGACGCGCCCAAGGCCCGTGACGTGATGACCATGGCCAACCTGCCCAAGGAATGCCGCGCCGTGCTCGACGCGCCGGGTCCTGCCTCGGCCGAGGCGGCGACCTATCACGGCGGCGCCATGCCGGTCGCGGTCGCGGCGCCCGAACCGGAAGCGCCGTCGCAGCCTGCCACCGCGGCCAGTGGCGGCGGCGATTTGCCAGGCGCGGCAAATGCTTTCGCGGCGACGCCCAGAATGGGTGCGCCGGTTCCGCGGCCACGGCCGCCTGCGAACTGA
- a CDS encoding undecaprenyl-diphosphate phosphatase codes for MESQTIVEALLLGLLEGLTEFIPVSSTGHILLAGHFLGFNSTGKAFEILIQLGAILAILSVYFRRLWQMLLDLPHDRLTRHFVIGILIAFLPAAIIGALAHDFIKTVLFESPRLICIMLIIGGAVLLAVDRMNLKPVYRDVERFPTRLYLQIGLFQCLSLIPGTSRSGSTIVGALLLGVDKRAAAEFSFFLAIPTMVGAFAFDLFKNRNVLTSADLPIIAIGFVAAFVTALVVVRYLLDYVSRNGYSLFGWWRLVVGIVGLVALMIWG; via the coding sequence ATGGAAAGCCAGACCATCGTCGAAGCCCTGCTGCTCGGCCTGCTGGAGGGCCTGACCGAGTTCATACCGGTGTCCTCGACCGGCCATATCCTGCTTGCCGGCCATTTCCTCGGCTTCAATTCCACCGGCAAGGCCTTCGAGATCCTGATCCAGCTCGGCGCCATCCTGGCGATCCTCAGCGTCTATTTCCGCCGCCTGTGGCAGATGCTGCTCGACCTGCCGCATGACCGGCTGACGCGGCATTTTGTCATCGGCATCCTCATCGCCTTCCTGCCGGCGGCGATCATCGGCGCGCTGGCGCATGATTTCATCAAGACGGTGCTGTTCGAATCGCCAAGGCTGATCTGCATCATGCTGATCATCGGCGGCGCCGTGCTTTTGGCGGTCGACCGCATGAACCTGAAACCCGTCTATCGCGACGTCGAGCGCTTCCCGACCAGGCTTTACCTGCAGATTGGCCTGTTCCAGTGTCTGTCGCTGATCCCCGGCACGTCGCGCTCGGGTTCGACCATCGTCGGCGCGCTGCTTCTGGGCGTCGACAAGCGGGCGGCGGCGGAATTTTCCTTCTTCCTCGCCATCCCGACCATGGTCGGCGCCTTCGCCTTCGACCTGTTCAAGAACCGCAACGTGCTGACCTCAGCCGACCTGCCGATCATCGCCATCGGCTTCGTCGCCGCTTTCGTCACCGCCTTGGTCGTGGTGCGCTACCTCCTCGATTACGTCTCGCGCAACGGCTACTCGCTGTTCGGCTGGTGGCGGCTGGTGGTTGGGATTGTCGGGTTGGTGGCGTTGATGATCTGGGGGTGA